Proteins co-encoded in one Spirosoma endbachense genomic window:
- a CDS encoding two-component regulator propeller domain-containing protein, whose amino-acid sequence MIVFVWILLLCGVCQTSIAQSPYAFCRPELIHYTRQTYNAYHQNWGVAQHRQTRFLYFANSKGLLEFDGSSWRTYELPGKQKVRSVAIDEQGRVYTGALGEFGYWSPGPSGELVYHSLADRVKEKSFRNEEIWNILVTSQGILFQSFAFIYRYQKGQVQLLQPPGNILFVHQARDKLLLEVLDKGLYALNGDRYTLIKGSEFLGRETINTILPLGDNELLIGTERSIYRYDGNLFRPFNEQLNAFIQQNRLNRGLVVGPDLYAFGTLLNGVLLTNAAGQIRYHFSQKNGLQNSTVLAMCQDAEGNLWVGLDKGIDLINLNSPIRYFSDNEGELGTPYDMAQYANNLYLGTNQGVYYKPLVRNDEPFRLISGTQGQVWDLAVIDGELLCGHNKGTFKIQGSQAQLLNSITGGWVLHRLNRHPELLIQGTYTKLCIYQKNSQGRWAFSHTIDGFSAPVRQLEEDADGTIWVNKAPNQGLQRLRLSADLRRIEASKEYSDADFHGPAVNLCRIQQRIVVTSEKGLLAYDASSDRFISAQSVYPWLGATARKLFPVSGAELFLLRQDGTLSWMRQGTSPVGDIQVKTNEWVEEYENIVPLDTNYIAVCRENGFALLPRKELPQLVGGAVRRPVIRSVSVVDGPASNYTFQGPAPLLSFSHRQANLVIAFSTPYYTRPAKYSYWLENNAETWSPFMSIHQKEFSNLPPGQYRLHLKSNLNAEESTLAFEIRPPWYWTAWSKIVYLFLMGALVKLFYQLHLRRVAVQQNRIREKLEEKLRHQEEQSQREIILLQKEQLEQGLIQKSEELANSTMSLIQKNELLVKLKDELDRVKARSGNKLSGEDFQRINTLIDANISTDQDWKLFEANFNKVHEQFLKHLIENYPDLSQGDLKLAAYLRMNLSTKEIAQLLNITHRSVELKRYRLRKKLDIEGDINLSEFMIKY is encoded by the coding sequence TTGATAGTCTTTGTCTGGATTTTACTGTTATGCGGAGTTTGTCAGACTAGTATTGCTCAATCTCCTTATGCGTTTTGTCGTCCGGAGTTGATCCACTATACCCGGCAAACCTATAATGCCTATCACCAGAATTGGGGTGTCGCCCAGCATCGTCAGACTCGGTTCTTGTATTTCGCAAATTCGAAAGGGCTACTTGAGTTTGATGGGAGTAGCTGGCGAACCTATGAGTTGCCTGGAAAGCAAAAAGTACGCTCGGTTGCTATTGATGAACAGGGAAGGGTCTATACGGGGGCGCTTGGTGAATTTGGTTACTGGTCGCCGGGGCCATCAGGCGAACTGGTCTATCACTCGCTGGCCGACCGGGTTAAAGAGAAATCCTTTCGGAATGAAGAAATCTGGAATATTCTGGTCACTTCCCAGGGAATCCTGTTTCAGTCATTTGCCTTTATTTACCGCTATCAAAAAGGGCAGGTCCAACTCCTCCAGCCACCCGGCAATATTCTGTTTGTGCATCAGGCTCGCGATAAGCTATTACTCGAAGTGCTCGACAAAGGGCTTTATGCGTTAAACGGCGACCGTTATACGCTGATAAAGGGAAGTGAATTTCTGGGACGCGAAACCATCAATACCATTCTGCCCCTGGGCGACAATGAACTCCTGATAGGCACAGAACGGTCTATTTACCGCTATGATGGTAATCTGTTTCGCCCCTTCAATGAGCAGCTTAACGCATTTATTCAACAGAACCGGCTCAATAGAGGGCTGGTCGTTGGGCCAGATTTATATGCTTTTGGTACATTGTTGAACGGGGTTTTACTGACCAATGCTGCCGGGCAGATTCGCTACCACTTCAGCCAGAAGAATGGCTTGCAGAATAGTACCGTTCTGGCAATGTGTCAGGATGCAGAAGGTAATCTTTGGGTAGGGTTGGATAAAGGTATTGATCTCATTAACCTCAACTCCCCAATTCGCTACTTTAGCGATAATGAAGGGGAGTTGGGTACACCCTATGACATGGCGCAATATGCTAACAACCTGTATTTAGGCACAAATCAGGGTGTTTATTATAAGCCGCTCGTTCGAAATGATGAACCCTTTCGCTTAATTTCCGGAACACAGGGTCAGGTTTGGGATCTTGCTGTGATCGATGGCGAGTTGCTCTGTGGCCATAATAAAGGTACGTTTAAAATTCAGGGTTCACAGGCTCAACTGCTGAACAGTATTACCGGAGGATGGGTATTGCATCGCCTGAATCGTCATCCTGAGCTGCTTATTCAGGGAACCTATACGAAACTGTGTATTTACCAGAAAAACAGCCAGGGGCGGTGGGCCTTTTCGCATACGATCGACGGGTTTTCAGCACCGGTTCGGCAACTGGAGGAAGACGCAGACGGTACGATATGGGTTAATAAAGCACCGAATCAGGGTTTACAACGGCTTCGTTTGTCAGCTGATTTGCGACGTATTGAAGCGAGTAAGGAATATTCTGATGCCGATTTTCATGGGCCAGCCGTTAATCTGTGCCGTATCCAGCAACGCATTGTGGTGACTTCGGAAAAAGGTTTGCTTGCCTACGATGCCTCCTCCGATCGGTTTATTTCGGCTCAGTCCGTTTATCCCTGGCTTGGAGCAACGGCCCGTAAGCTATTTCCGGTGTCAGGTGCGGAGTTATTTTTACTGCGCCAGGATGGTACATTAAGCTGGATGCGTCAGGGGACAAGCCCTGTCGGTGATATTCAGGTTAAAACGAATGAGTGGGTAGAAGAGTACGAAAACATTGTGCCACTCGACACAAACTATATTGCCGTTTGCCGCGAAAATGGATTTGCTTTATTGCCCCGAAAAGAATTACCTCAGCTGGTTGGTGGGGCCGTTCGGCGGCCAGTGATCCGGTCTGTGTCGGTTGTCGATGGCCCGGCTTCGAATTACACATTCCAGGGGCCAGCGCCATTGCTTTCGTTTTCGCATCGTCAGGCCAACCTGGTAATTGCATTTTCTACACCATATTATACCCGCCCTGCGAAATACAGTTACTGGCTTGAAAACAATGCCGAAACCTGGTCACCCTTTATGAGTATCCATCAGAAGGAGTTTAGTAATCTTCCGCCGGGACAGTATAGGTTGCATCTAAAATCAAATCTTAATGCTGAAGAAAGCACATTAGCTTTTGAGATCCGCCCTCCGTGGTATTGGACTGCCTGGAGTAAGATTGTGTATCTGTTTTTGATGGGTGCATTAGTGAAGCTATTCTACCAACTTCATCTTCGGCGCGTTGCCGTTCAGCAAAACCGGATTCGTGAAAAGCTTGAAGAGAAATTGCGTCATCAGGAAGAACAAAGCCAGCGGGAAATTATTTTACTCCAGAAAGAGCAATTGGAACAGGGGCTGATTCAAAAGTCGGAAGAACTGGCTAATTCGACTATGTCGCTTATCCAGAAGAACGAACTACTGGTGAAATTAAAAGATGAACTGGATCGGGTAAAAGCCCGATCTGGCAATAAGCTTTCTGGTGAAGATTTCCAGCGTATCAATACCCTGATCGATGCTAATATTTCTACAGATCAGGATTGGAAACTATTTGAAGCAAACTTTAATAAAGTGCACGAACAGTTTTTAAAACATCTGATCGAAAATTACCCCGACCTCAGCCAGGGCGACCTGAAACTAGCGGCTTATCTTCGAATGAACCTATCAACCAAAGAGATTGCCCAGTTGCTGAATATAACCCATCGAAGTGTTGAATTGAAGCGATACCGACTGCGTAAAAAGCTGGATATCGAAGGTGATATTAACCTCAGCGAATTTATGATTAAGTATTAA
- a CDS encoding phage integrase SAM-like domain-containing protein, with protein sequence MTLLTDFEVHQRKYGKGKKGKPLTEGTFTQYRTNRAYLEDYIRSNKNVTLNPESINGTWFLRFEQYLRTRTTQKPLKQSTINLAIAHFK encoded by the coding sequence TTGACCTTATTGACCGATTTTGAAGTACACCAGCGAAAGTATGGAAAGGGCAAAAAAGGTAAACCATTAACGGAGGGGACATTTACCCAATACAGAACAAATCGGGCCTATCTGGAAGACTACATTCGTAGCAACAAAAATGTTACGCTCAATCCTGAAAGCATAAACGGAACCTGGTTCCTGCGATTCGAACAGTATTTAAGGACTCGCACTACTCAGAAGCCGTTGAAGCAAAGCACGATAAATCTTGCCATTGCCCATTTCAAATAA